Proteins from a genomic interval of Staphylococcus debuckii:
- a CDS encoding YerC/YecD family TrpR-related protein gives MQIEKLRGKALDELFDAILTLENREECYQFFDDLCTVNEIQSLSQRLQVAKMIKQGYTYATIEKETGASTATISRVKRSLQWGNDAYTVVLDRMNIETNE, from the coding sequence ATGCAAATTGAGAAATTACGAGGCAAGGCATTAGATGAGTTATTTGATGCGATTTTAACGCTTGAAAATAGAGAAGAATGTTACCAATTCTTCGACGACTTATGTACAGTCAACGAAATTCAATCGTTATCTCAAAGACTCCAAGTCGCAAAAATGATTAAACAAGGATACACATACGCAACGATCGAAAAAGAAACCGGTGCATCAACAGCGACTATTTCCAGAGTAAAACGCTCATTACAATGGGGCAATGATGCATACACAGTAGTATTAGACCGAATGAATATTGAAACAAATGAATAA
- a CDS encoding heptaprenylglyceryl phosphate synthase: MYDIKKWKHVFKLDPAKMINDEDLDKICMSETDAIIIGGTDNVTEDNVIQLMSRVRRYPLPLVLEISNLESTMPGFDFYFVPMVLNSPDVTYQNGILLEALKEYGHMMDFDEVIFQGYLVLNPDSKVAVKTQAQTNLETEDIEAYALMTDKVYRFPIMYIEYSGTFGDMEKVRAAKETLEEAHVFYGGGISSINDAKAAAEVADTIVVGNLVYEDVKQALKTVKIKEKS, encoded by the coding sequence ATGTACGACATTAAAAAGTGGAAACATGTGTTTAAATTAGATCCTGCAAAGATGATTAACGATGAGGATTTAGACAAAATTTGCATGTCAGAAACAGACGCCATTATTATCGGCGGAACAGATAATGTAACTGAAGATAATGTGATTCAATTAATGAGCCGCGTCCGCCGCTACCCGCTTCCCTTAGTGCTCGAGATTTCTAATCTTGAAAGTACAATGCCCGGCTTTGATTTTTACTTCGTTCCGATGGTGTTGAACAGCCCAGATGTGACCTACCAAAACGGCATTTTACTAGAAGCATTGAAAGAATACGGGCACATGATGGATTTCGATGAAGTCATCTTCCAAGGCTACCTCGTCTTGAATCCTGATTCGAAAGTGGCAGTAAAGACACAAGCTCAAACCAACTTAGAGACCGAAGATATTGAAGCTTACGCCTTGATGACAGATAAAGTCTATAGATTTCCGATTATGTACATAGAATACAGCGGTACCTTTGGTGATATGGAAAAGGTGCGTGCCGCCAAAGAAACCTTGGAAGAGGCCCATGTCTTTTATGGAGGAGGTATATCCTCAATCAACGATGCGAAGGCAGCTGCGGAAGTTGCTGACACTATTGTAGTAGGTAATTTAGTGTATGAGGATGTAAAGCAAGCATTGAAAACTGTAAAAATAAAGGAGAAATCATAA
- a CDS encoding NETI motif-containing protein, whose translation MKFEVREDETIQDCLKRMREAGYMPVKRFEKPVYRENNDGSIEVERQFIQFVGKKIEE comes from the coding sequence ATGAAATTTGAAGTCAGAGAAGATGAAACAATACAAGATTGTTTGAAACGTATGCGAGAAGCGGGATATATGCCTGTGAAACGTTTTGAAAAACCAGTCTATCGTGAAAATAATGACGGCAGTATTGAAGTAGAACGTCAATTTATTCAATTTGTCGGTAAAAAAATAGAAGAGTAA
- the nadE gene encoding ammonia-dependent NAD(+) synthetase, whose product MSELRDIILNEMKVKPEIDSESETRDIIRFIKTYVQSHSFIQTLVLGISGGQDSTLAGRLAEIAVSELRSEGRDCQFIAVKLPYGVQRDADEVEDALEFIQPDQTVTVNIKPAVDQGVKALEEAGFHLTDFQRGNEKARERMKVQFAIAANTSGIVIGTDHSAENITGFFTKYGDGAADIAPLFGLDKRQGRQLLEYLGAPKHLYEKIPTADLEDDKPQLPDEEALGVTYQAIDDYLEGRPVSEADQKKIEQHYLRNAHKRELAYTRFTWPKTDSDKEKE is encoded by the coding sequence ATGAGTGAATTGCGCGATATCATTTTAAATGAGATGAAAGTGAAACCTGAAATCGACAGTGAGTCAGAAACACGCGACATTATTCGTTTTATTAAAACTTATGTTCAATCACACAGCTTTATTCAAACTTTGGTATTAGGTATTTCGGGAGGACAAGATTCTACATTAGCAGGACGTTTGGCAGAAATCGCGGTGAGCGAGTTGCGTTCAGAAGGACGTGATTGTCAATTTATCGCAGTGAAACTTCCATATGGTGTACAAAGAGATGCAGATGAAGTAGAAGATGCTTTAGAATTTATTCAGCCTGATCAAACGGTAACGGTCAATATTAAACCAGCAGTTGATCAAGGTGTGAAAGCTTTGGAAGAAGCGGGCTTTCATTTAACTGATTTTCAACGCGGTAATGAAAAAGCACGTGAACGCATGAAAGTACAATTTGCGATAGCAGCAAATACAAGCGGAATTGTTATCGGTACCGATCATTCAGCCGAAAATATTACAGGTTTCTTTACAAAATACGGAGATGGAGCAGCAGATATTGCGCCGCTCTTCGGTTTAGATAAACGCCAAGGCAGACAGTTACTAGAATATTTAGGCGCGCCGAAGCATTTATACGAAAAAATACCGACTGCCGATTTAGAAGATGATAAACCGCAATTGCCGGATGAAGAAGCGCTAGGTGTGACTTATCAAGCTATTGACGATTATTTAGAAGGACGTCCTGTCTCTGAAGCAGATCAGAAAAAAATAGAACAGCATTATTTACGTAATGCCCATAAAAGAGAGCTTGCTTATACACGATTTACATGGCCTAAAACTGACTCTGATAAAGAAAAAGAGTGA
- a CDS encoding DUF2179 domain-containing protein, whose protein sequence is MLLAIFVINVAYVTCLTVRTILTLKGYRYIAAAVSFVEVLIYIIGLGLVMANLDKFQNIIAYALGFSIGIIVGMKIEEKLALGYSVVNVTTANYELDLPTQLRNLGYGVTHFPAYGRDGERLVMQILTPRRFELKLMDTIKQLDEKAFVIAYEARTLHGGFWVKGVRSKKLKAYDTDEI, encoded by the coding sequence ATGTTGCTTGCAATCTTTGTCATTAACGTGGCATACGTCACATGCTTAACAGTCCGTACAATTCTTACCTTGAAAGGTTACCGTTACATCGCTGCAGCGGTGAGTTTTGTGGAAGTATTGATTTACATTATCGGCTTAGGACTTGTTATGGCGAACTTAGATAAATTCCAAAATATTATTGCTTATGCTTTAGGTTTCTCTATCGGTATCATTGTCGGTATGAAAATTGAAGAGAAACTTGCTTTGGGATATTCAGTGGTCAATGTGACGACCGCTAATTATGAGTTAGATTTGCCTACACAGTTAAGAAATTTAGGTTATGGTGTTACGCATTTCCCAGCATACGGAAGAGATGGCGAACGTCTTGTAATGCAAATTCTTACACCTAGACGTTTTGAGTTGAAGTTGATGGATACCATTAAACAACTTGATGAAAAAGCATTCGTTATCGCATATGAAGCCCGCACACTCCATGGCGGATTCTGGGTTAAAGGCGTACGAAGTAAAAAATTAAAGGCCTATGATACAGATGAAATTTGA
- a CDS encoding NAD-dependent formate dehydrogenase — protein MKIVALFPEATEGETENNILDDQSALNLRPFLEERGHELVVLKNGEEDLDQHLKDMDVVISAPFYPAYMTAERIEKAPNLKLAVTAGVGSDHVDLEAASKHNISVVEVTDSNTVSVAEHIVMLTLILVRNYEEGHHQSEGGTWNLTKVTNHAFELQHKTIGIFGLGRIGRLVGERLKPFDVNIQHHRRSSQEDTDFSKYVDFDELVATSDVIIITSPLTPETDNLFDYDTISKMKDGSYIVNCARGKIVNKDEIVQMVEENHIQGYGGNVWYPQPAPADHPWRKMPRNAMTIHYSGMVIEAQHRIEEGVKNLLTNFFDEKPFPEKDVIVNGGQITSKSYAKHDKK, from the coding sequence ATGAAAATTGTAGCATTATTTCCTGAAGCAACTGAAGGGGAAACTGAAAATAATATATTAGATGATCAATCTGCATTAAATTTACGTCCTTTTTTAGAAGAAAGAGGACATGAATTAGTAGTTTTAAAAAACGGAGAGGAAGATTTAGATCAACATCTTAAAGATATGGACGTTGTAATCAGTGCACCTTTCTATCCAGCCTATATGACTGCAGAACGTATTGAAAAAGCACCCAATTTGAAACTCGCTGTGACAGCAGGGGTAGGTTCTGACCATGTTGATTTAGAAGCGGCCAGCAAACATAATATTTCTGTTGTCGAAGTAACAGATTCCAATACGGTCAGTGTGGCAGAACATATTGTAATGTTAACTTTGATTTTAGTGCGTAACTATGAAGAAGGACACCATCAGTCAGAAGGAGGTACTTGGAATCTTACTAAAGTGACTAACCATGCATTTGAATTACAACATAAAACAATCGGTATCTTCGGTTTAGGCAGAATCGGACGTTTAGTTGGTGAACGTTTGAAACCATTCGATGTTAATATTCAACATCACAGACGTTCTAGTCAAGAAGATACAGACTTCTCGAAATACGTTGATTTCGATGAGTTAGTCGCTACGAGTGATGTTATTATTATCACATCACCATTGACTCCTGAGACAGATAATTTATTTGATTATGATACTATCAGCAAAATGAAAGACGGAAGTTATATCGTTAACTGTGCACGTGGTAAAATCGTGAACAAAGATGAAATTGTCCAAATGGTAGAAGAAAATCATATTCAAGGTTACGGTGGCAACGTTTGGTATCCTCAACCTGCGCCAGCTGATCATCCTTGGAGAAAAATGCCGCGTAATGCTATGACCATTCATTATTCAGGTATGGTAATTGAAGCACAACATCGTATTGAAGAAGGGGTTAAAAACTTATTAACAAACTTCTTCGATGAAAAGCCATTCCCAGAAAAAGATGTGATTGTAAATGGCGGACAAATTACGAGTAAATCATATGCAAAGCACGATAAAAAATAG
- the ligA gene encoding NAD-dependent DNA ligase LigA: MAELAARVQELHHLLNKYSHEYYVQDNPSVPDSEYDKLLRELIDIENAHPEYKTEDSPTVRVGGEAQVTFNKVRHDTPMLSLGNAFNEEELRRFDARVREKAGKVEYMCELKIDGLAVSLKYEEGRFVQGLTRGDGTIGEDITANLRTIRAIPLRINKPLTFEVRGEAYMPKKSFEHLNQQKEEAGEQAFANPRNAAAGSLRQLDSKLASKRRLSVFLYSVNDFTNFHAESQSEALDELDELGFKTNQNRKRVADIEGVLEYIKYWTAHREALPYDIDGIVIKVNDLEEQDELGFTQKSPRWAIAYKFPAEEVVTKLLDIELSIGRTGVVTPTAVLEPVRVAGTTVSRASLHNEDLIHEKDIRIGDSVVIKKAGDIIPEVIRSLPERRPEGTETYHMPTHCPSCGHELVRLDGEVALRCINPKCPAQLVEGMIHFVSRQAMNIDGLGTKIIMQLYENEIIKDVGDLYYLTKDDLLPLERMGEKKADNLLKAIEDSKDNSLEHLLFGLGIRHLGVKASQVIAERFETMDRLFKVTEEELLEIHDIGDKLATSLITYLNNEDIIALIEKLRRKNVNMTYEGLKTTEIQTDSEFNGKTVVLTGKLHNMTRTEASKWLEAQGAKTTSSVTKNTDLVIAGEDAGSKLTKAEKLGTEVWSEEEFMEKQKEIENK, encoded by the coding sequence ATGGCCGAACTTGCAGCTCGAGTACAAGAGTTACATCATCTTTTAAATAAATACAGTCATGAATATTATGTTCAAGACAATCCGTCAGTTCCTGATAGTGAATACGATAAGTTACTGCGTGAATTGATTGATATCGAAAATGCACACCCAGAATATAAAACAGAAGATTCTCCGACAGTCAGAGTAGGCGGAGAAGCACAAGTGACTTTTAACAAAGTACGTCATGATACACCTATGCTTAGTTTAGGCAACGCGTTTAATGAAGAAGAATTGCGTCGCTTTGATGCACGTGTACGTGAAAAAGCAGGCAAAGTGGAATACATGTGTGAATTGAAAATTGATGGTTTAGCCGTTTCTTTGAAATATGAAGAGGGCCGCTTCGTGCAAGGTTTAACGCGTGGTGACGGTACCATCGGAGAGGATATTACTGCCAATTTACGTACGATTCGCGCGATTCCCTTGCGTATCAATAAACCGCTGACATTTGAAGTACGCGGCGAAGCTTATATGCCGAAGAAATCTTTCGAGCATTTAAATCAGCAAAAGGAAGAAGCGGGCGAGCAAGCTTTTGCCAATCCCAGAAATGCAGCAGCAGGTTCATTGCGCCAGTTAGATTCGAAACTTGCATCTAAACGCCGACTCAGTGTCTTTTTATATAGTGTAAATGATTTTACGAATTTCCACGCTGAATCTCAAAGTGAAGCTTTAGATGAATTAGATGAACTCGGTTTCAAAACCAATCAAAATCGTAAACGAGTTGCAGACATTGAGGGTGTGTTAGAGTATATTAAATATTGGACAGCACATCGTGAAGCATTACCTTATGATATCGACGGTATTGTAATCAAAGTCAATGATTTAGAAGAACAAGATGAACTTGGGTTTACTCAGAAATCACCAAGATGGGCTATTGCTTATAAATTCCCTGCTGAAGAAGTAGTGACCAAGTTACTAGATATCGAGTTGAGTATCGGCAGAACAGGAGTAGTTACGCCAACTGCCGTGTTAGAACCTGTCAGAGTTGCAGGTACGACAGTTTCTCGCGCTTCTTTGCATAATGAGGATTTGATTCATGAGAAGGATATCCGTATTGGAGACAGCGTAGTGATTAAAAAGGCAGGAGATATTATTCCTGAAGTTATTCGGAGCTTACCTGAACGGCGACCAGAAGGTACTGAAACCTATCACATGCCGACGCATTGTCCAAGTTGCGGTCACGAATTAGTCCGTTTAGATGGTGAAGTGGCGTTACGTTGTATCAACCCTAAATGCCCAGCACAATTAGTAGAAGGTATGATTCATTTTGTCTCTAGACAAGCCATGAATATCGATGGATTAGGTACTAAGATTATTATGCAGCTCTATGAAAATGAAATCATCAAAGATGTCGGCGATCTTTATTATTTAACTAAAGATGATTTATTACCGCTTGAAAGAATGGGTGAAAAGAAAGCGGATAATTTATTAAAAGCAATCGAAGATTCGAAGGATAATTCACTCGAACATCTTTTGTTCGGATTAGGTATCAGACATTTAGGTGTCAAAGCCAGCCAGGTGATTGCTGAGCGTTTTGAAACCATGGATAGATTATTTAAAGTTACTGAAGAAGAGTTGCTGGAAATTCATGACATCGGTGATAAATTAGCGACATCTTTAATTACGTATTTAAATAACGAAGACATTATCGCTTTAATTGAAAAACTGCGCAGAAAAAATGTTAATATGACATATGAAGGCCTAAAAACAACAGAAATCCAGACTGATTCTGAGTTTAACGGCAAAACGGTTGTGTTAACTGGTAAACTGCATAACATGACGCGTACTGAAGCTTCAAAATGGCTTGAAGCTCAAGGTGCCAAAACAACGAGCAGCGTAACTAAAAATACAGATCTTGTAATTGCAGGAGAAGATGCAGGTTCTAAATTAACTAAGGCAGAAAAACTTGGTACTGAAGTCTGGTCTGAAGAAGAATTTATGGAAAAACAAAAAGAAATTGAAAACAAATAA
- the pcrA gene encoding DNA helicase PcrA — MNALLNNMNTEQSEAVRTTEGPLLIMAGAGSGKTRVLTHRIAYLLDEKGVSPYNVLAITFTNKAAREMKERVEKLVGEEAQAIWMSTFHSMCVRILRRDADRIGIERNFTIIDPTDQKSVIKDVLKRENIDPKRYEPRMFIGQISNLKNELKTPEDAVAEATDFMSDMVARVYEGYQRQLSRNAALDFDDLIMTTITLFERVPDVLEYYQNKFQYIHVDEYQDTNRAQYTLVQLLARKFKNLCVVGDSDQSIYGWRGADIQNILSFEEDYPNAKTIFLEQNYRSTKVILNAANEVIKNNTERKPKGLWTANNEGKKINYYEAVTEKDEAQYVVKEIMRQQRENNKSFNDMAILYRTNAQSRVLEETFMKANIPYTMVGGHKFYDRKEIKDLLSYLRLVANSNDDISLQRVINVPKRGIGPTSVDKIQNYAQQNDISMFDALAEADFIGLSKKVVKEALGFYNLISNLIKEQEFLEITEIVEEILEKSGYKEMLERDQSLESRSRLENIEEFMSVPMDYEKNTPLEEQSLINFLTDLSLVADIDEADIENGVTLMTMHSAKGLEFPIVFIMGMEESIFPHIRSIKSDDEHEMEEERRICYVAITRAEEELYLTHATSRTLFGGIQSNAASRFLTEIPEDLLDKGKKKESRIGSSFGDKKPAKRGPSRRVSRNAAVASSDWHVGDKVMHKAWGEGMVSNVNEKNGSVELDIIFKSQGPKRLLANFAPIEKKED, encoded by the coding sequence ATGAATGCGTTATTAAACAATATGAATACGGAACAGAGCGAAGCGGTGCGCACAACAGAAGGCCCGCTTTTAATCATGGCCGGAGCAGGTTCAGGAAAAACGAGAGTCTTAACGCATCGAATTGCTTATTTGTTAGATGAAAAGGGAGTTTCTCCTTATAATGTATTGGCCATCACTTTCACAAACAAAGCCGCACGTGAAATGAAAGAACGTGTAGAGAAACTTGTAGGCGAAGAGGCACAAGCAATCTGGATGTCGACTTTCCACTCCATGTGCGTACGAATCTTACGTAGAGATGCAGACCGCATTGGGATTGAACGCAACTTTACGATTATTGATCCGACTGACCAGAAATCAGTGATAAAAGATGTGCTGAAACGAGAAAATATCGATCCGAAACGTTATGAACCAAGAATGTTTATCGGTCAAATCAGCAATTTGAAAAATGAATTGAAAACACCTGAAGATGCAGTAGCCGAAGCGACAGATTTCATGTCTGACATGGTCGCACGTGTATATGAAGGTTATCAACGTCAATTGTCCCGAAATGCAGCATTAGATTTTGACGACTTGATTATGACTACAATTACCTTATTCGAACGTGTTCCAGACGTCTTAGAATATTATCAAAATAAATTCCAATACATCCACGTTGACGAATACCAAGATACCAATCGTGCTCAATACACTTTAGTGCAATTACTCGCTCGTAAATTTAAAAACTTATGTGTCGTAGGTGACTCAGACCAATCTATTTACGGTTGGCGTGGTGCTGATATACAAAACATTTTATCGTTTGAAGAAGATTACCCAAATGCTAAAACGATTTTCTTGGAACAGAATTATCGTTCAACGAAAGTAATTTTAAATGCTGCGAACGAAGTGATAAAAAATAATACAGAACGTAAACCTAAAGGCTTATGGACAGCCAATAATGAAGGTAAGAAAATCAATTATTATGAAGCAGTGACTGAAAAAGATGAAGCACAATACGTGGTAAAAGAAATCATGCGTCAGCAACGCGAAAATAATAAAAGCTTCAATGATATGGCCATTTTATATCGTACGAATGCACAATCTCGTGTGCTTGAAGAAACATTTATGAAAGCTAATATTCCATACACAATGGTCGGCGGTCATAAGTTCTATGACCGTAAAGAAATCAAAGACTTACTCAGTTACTTACGTTTAGTGGCTAACAGTAATGATGACATCAGTTTGCAACGTGTCATTAATGTACCGAAACGCGGTATCGGTCCAACCTCTGTAGATAAAATTCAAAATTACGCACAACAGAATGATATCAGTATGTTTGATGCCTTGGCAGAAGCGGACTTTATCGGACTATCTAAGAAGGTAGTCAAAGAAGCGTTAGGATTCTACAACTTAATTTCTAACTTGATTAAAGAACAAGAATTCTTAGAAATCACTGAAATTGTAGAAGAAATCTTGGAAAAATCTGGTTATAAAGAAATGTTAGAACGTGATCAATCACTTGAATCACGCAGTCGGTTAGAAAATATTGAAGAGTTCATGTCTGTACCAATGGATTACGAGAAAAACACACCGTTAGAAGAACAGTCATTAATTAACTTCTTAACAGATTTATCATTGGTTGCTGATATTGATGAAGCAGATATTGAAAATGGCGTAACTTTAATGACGATGCACTCTGCAAAAGGTTTGGAATTCCCAATCGTCTTTATTATGGGTATGGAGGAATCTATCTTCCCGCATATTCGTTCCATTAAAAGTGACGATGAACATGAAATGGAAGAAGAGCGCCGTATTTGTTATGTAGCCATTACTCGTGCTGAAGAAGAGTTATACCTGACACACGCGACTTCTAGAACGTTATTCGGAGGCATTCAATCTAATGCTGCTTCCAGATTTTTAACAGAAATTCCAGAAGATTTGCTGGATAAGGGTAAAAAGAAAGAAAGCAGAATCGGTAGTTCCTTCGGTGATAAGAAACCTGCTAAACGCGGACCTAGCCGACGTGTTTCTAGAAACGCAGCAGTTGCTTCTAGCGATTGGCATGTCGGAGATAAAGTGATGCATAAAGCATGGGGTGAAGGTATGGTCAGCAATGTGAATGAGAAAAATGGATCAGTAGAATTAGATATTATTTTCAAGTCACAAGGACCGAAACGATTACTAGCGAATTTTGCTCCAATTGAGAAGAAGGAGGATTAA
- the purB gene encoding adenylosuccinate lyase produces the protein MIERYSREEMSQIWTDQNRYEAWLEVEILACEAWSKLGFIPEEDVKKIRENARVDVDRAKEIELETRHDVVAFTRQVSETLGEERKWVHYGLTSTDVVDTALSYQIKQANDILEKDIERFIEVLAAKAKKYKYTLMMGRTHGVHAEPTTFGVKMALWYQEMLRNLKRFKAVREEIEVGKMSGAVGTFANIPPEIEAYVTEHLGLDAAPVSTQTLQRDRHAYYIATLALIATSMEKFAVEVRGLQKTETREVEEAFAKGQKGSSAMPHKRNPIGSENITGISRVIRGYITTAYEDVPLWHERDISHSSAERIMLPDVTIALDYALNRFTNIIDRLTVFEDNMMENINKTFGLIYSQRVLLTLINKGMVREQAYDLVQPKAMKSWETKTPFRELLEQDSQITDVLSKEDLDKAFDPKHHLNQVDTIFERAGLAD, from the coding sequence ATGATTGAACGTTATTCTCGAGAAGAAATGTCTCAAATTTGGACAGACCAAAATCGTTATGAAGCATGGTTAGAGGTTGAAATTCTAGCATGCGAAGCTTGGAGTAAATTAGGATTTATCCCAGAGGAAGACGTTAAGAAAATTCGTGAAAATGCACGTGTAGATGTAGATCGTGCAAAAGAAATCGAATTAGAAACACGTCATGATGTAGTGGCATTTACACGTCAAGTTTCTGAAACATTAGGCGAAGAACGTAAATGGGTGCATTATGGTTTAACTTCTACAGATGTAGTAGATACTGCATTAAGTTATCAAATCAAACAAGCGAACGATATTTTAGAAAAAGACATTGAACGTTTTATCGAAGTATTAGCTGCTAAAGCCAAAAAATATAAATATACATTAATGATGGGTCGTACACATGGCGTCCACGCTGAACCGACTACATTTGGTGTGAAAATGGCATTATGGTATCAAGAAATGTTACGTAACTTGAAACGTTTCAAAGCAGTCAGAGAAGAAATTGAAGTGGGTAAAATGAGCGGGGCAGTAGGAACTTTTGCTAATATTCCTCCTGAAATCGAAGCATACGTTACAGAACATTTAGGCCTTGATGCAGCTCCAGTATCAACACAAACATTGCAACGTGACCGTCACGCTTACTATATTGCGACACTTGCTTTAATTGCTACTTCTATGGAAAAATTTGCAGTGGAAGTACGTGGATTACAAAAAACTGAAACACGTGAAGTAGAAGAAGCATTTGCTAAAGGTCAAAAAGGATCTTCGGCAATGCCGCATAAACGTAACCCAATCGGTTCTGAAAATATCACTGGTATCTCTCGTGTCATCCGTGGTTATATCACAACTGCATACGAAGACGTGCCTTTATGGCATGAACGTGACATTTCTCACTCTTCAGCAGAACGTATTATGTTGCCGGATGTGACAATCGCTTTAGATTATGCTTTAAACCGCTTTACAAACATTATCGACCGTTTAACTGTATTTGAAGATAATATGATGGAAAATATCAATAAAACTTTCGGTTTGATTTATTCACAACGTGTACTATTAACACTTATCAATAAAGGTATGGTACGTGAACAAGCATACGATTTAGTTCAACCTAAAGCTATGAAATCTTGGGAAACTAAAACGCCATTCCGTGAATTACTTGAACAAGATTCACAAATTACAGATGTATTAAGCAAAGAAGATTTAGATAAAGCCTTCGATCCTAAACATCACTTAAATCAAGTAGATACAATTTTTGAACGTGCAGGATTAGCAGACTAA
- a CDS encoding CamS family sex pheromone protein: MKRTFVLLISLLLILTACGNKNEQDKSEKNESSQKTDSNNVKQIATDKDVQGDNYRTILPFKESQARGLLQQNMASGYNGEDFEDGLLKQSKEVFPTDKYLYQDGQYLDKDTINSYLEPKYTKSEIDKMSADDKEDKNANENLGLNPSHNGEKDEKKIAEKSPAYLSNILEQDFYGNRDTEGKKIKGMTIGLAMNSVYYYQKEKDGETFSKKLDKAKVEKEGKRMSDEILSRLRENKALKDIPIHFAIYLQSGEDEIIPGEFVAGATADEGQTRINDWKSIDEKTVLLPSQEAGDLDESLNNNFKQFNDNLQSYFTNFTQAVGKAKFVNKKPQQVSIDLPIDYYGKAELTGITQYVTEQAEKYFSSIDEYEIHIKDGNNARALITKTKDDKKPQVHIYKN; this comes from the coding sequence ATGAAGCGGACATTTGTATTACTCATCTCTCTCTTATTGATTCTCACAGCGTGTGGCAATAAGAATGAGCAAGATAAATCAGAGAAAAATGAAAGCAGTCAGAAAACAGATTCTAATAATGTTAAGCAAATTGCTACGGATAAAGATGTGCAAGGGGATAATTACCGTACAATTTTACCTTTTAAAGAAAGCCAAGCAAGAGGTCTGCTGCAACAAAATATGGCAAGTGGCTACAACGGCGAAGATTTTGAGGATGGTTTGCTGAAACAAAGCAAAGAAGTCTTTCCAACTGATAAATACCTTTACCAAGACGGACAATATCTAGACAAAGATACAATCAATTCCTATCTTGAACCGAAATATACGAAATCTGAAATTGATAAGATGTCTGCCGATGATAAAGAAGACAAGAATGCTAATGAAAATTTAGGACTGAATCCTTCACATAATGGTGAAAAAGACGAAAAGAAAATTGCAGAAAAGTCACCAGCTTATTTATCTAATATTTTAGAACAAGACTTCTACGGCAACAGAGATACTGAAGGTAAAAAAATTAAAGGAATGACAATCGGTCTAGCAATGAACAGTGTTTACTACTATCAAAAAGAAAAAGATGGCGAAACTTTCAGCAAGAAATTAGACAAAGCTAAAGTTGAAAAAGAAGGTAAACGTATGTCAGACGAAATCTTATCTCGTTTACGTGAAAACAAAGCATTGAAAGACATTCCAATTCACTTTGCGATTTATCTTCAATCAGGAGAAGATGAAATTATTCCTGGTGAGTTTGTAGCAGGTGCAACTGCTGATGAGGGTCAGACGCGAATCAATGATTGGAAATCGATTGATGAGAAAACAGTATTACTGCCTTCACAAGAAGCGGGCGACTTAGATGAAAGCTTGAACAATAATTTCAAGCAATTCAACGATAACTTGCAATCATACTTTACAAACTTTACGCAAGCAGTAGGTAAAGCAAAATTTGTAAATAAAAAACCACAACAAGTTTCTATTGACTTACCAATTGATTATTATGGTAAAGCAGAATTGACTGGTATTACACAATATGTAACAGAACAAGCTGAAAAATATTTCAGCAGTATTGATGAATATGAAATTCATATTAAAGATGGAAATAATGCAAGAGCTTTAATTACTAAAACGAAAGATGATAAAAAACCGCAAGTTCATATTTATAAAAACTAA